The Equus caballus isolate H_3958 breed thoroughbred chromosome 4, TB-T2T, whole genome shotgun sequence genome includes the window TCAGGTGGTGAGGAGTGGGACAGCCTCATGGGGTAATCTGCATTTTATGGGAGAAGAGGGAAAGTCACAGTTCTTAAATTTAGAAGGTCCTATGCCTTTCTCAAGTAGTTTCCTTCATCATTCTTGACCCACCCTTTATTGAGTTAAACTTGGATATTGGGCAACCTGTGGGAGTGCAACAGATAGCATCCATCCTCACTATGACGCCATATGAAATCTGTGTGTGTTTAAAGTTCCCAGTTTTCTTAAGATAGCAAGCTGGGCAGAGGTATGTTGGAGGCTCTAAAGTCCCAGTGGTCCTTTATGTATGCCCTCTGGGCACACAGCTGGAGCAGCACTGCGTGGTGTCACACCTATCCAGCATGCCCCAGGTAGAGATGGTGTTGAATGTAAAGCCACTGGTTTGGCTATTTGTACTGCAAAATCCACCACCCAGCTCTGTGAAAGAGATTTCGCTTTTGTGGAAAAATCCAAAGTGAAAGGTGGGAAGGATTTTCGGGTATCATCGCCCTacctctccccacctctgcaCATTTATAGCATgcacattttacacatgagggAATAGATAGGTATAAGAAGAAAAGTGCACAGATAATTTACATTTGTTAAGTGGCTTTTGTGTGTGCCGGGCACTAGTATGGTGTTACCTCCTGTAACACCAaaaaagtaggtattattatctccatttatagACTTAAAAAGTAAAGTCCAGAGAtgggccctgtggtgtagtggttaaattcagtgcactctgcttcagtggcccaggtttggatcctgggtgtggacctacaccacttgtcagtggccatgctgtggcagtgacccacacacaaagtagaggaagattgccacaggtgttagctcagggttaatcttcctcaagcaaaaacaggaaaattggcaacagatgttagctcagggtcaatcttcctcaacaacaacaacaactaaagTCCAAAGGAAGACAAGAGACTGATGGATTACTGAGAAATTATTATGTGACTATTGTTTGAGTCTTTAATATGCTAGTGGGGGAGAGTGCACAGGATTGCCCTGTCTTCTTTATTTCAGGATGTTAGTGCTATCAGCTTTTATAGTgctttagaattttaaaagtgcTTTACTTATGCTATTTGATTTTCATAATAATCATGTGAGGAGTGCAGAGCAGacattattattccaattttattaaTGTAGATACTAAAGTTCAAAGATTTCAAGTGATGTCAAGGTTTCTGTGGTAAAGGAGGTATTTCATGACTTCAGGCTGCCTAAGCACAGCAGGTATTGAGCACCTTAATAATTATCTACCAGATTTCTGCCTTTTGTAACCCTTTGGCAGAGTTTTTACCTGATAAAAACTGATATATGTGCTTATAGAAAATTCCCCAAATTCCACCACACTGGATTATCATTGTTGTTTAttgcctttcagtttttcttttaggCAAATATAAATACGTACAAAACTGGGATTATACTCTGTATATAGATCTTTATTCTACCTTTTCACATACTATTGTTTTCCCCCGTATACTATAGTTTATTTAGCCATTTCCTtactactgtttttatttttgtagtataAGAAATAcaactgttatttaaaaatgtatgccaTAATTTTGCTTCCtgtataattgatttttttttaaatgcaatataCTTTATCCACAGTGGGCTTCAGAAGTAAAACTGATGTCAAGAGACCTTGATCTggaattaaaaaactgaaaaaaatggacACAACTTTTAGAAACTTGTTTATTTTCCGTCAACCTTATTTCCATTTTCCGAGTTTGTGGAAGAACAGCTTAAGACCACTCAGTGGTTGTTCCTACCCACTCAGTGGCCTGAGCAGTGGGAGCTGCAGACCAGTCTTCAGTGGCAGGCTGAGCACTCCAGTCTTCAGTAGGGAACTGCTGAATAGGCACAGAGGGCACCTGCGCACCTTCAGACCAGTCTGCAACCTCAGGTTGAGTAGCAGTGAACTCAGGAGCAGGAGCAGTCCATTCACCCTGAAATTCCTCCTTGGTCACAGCTTTTTCGGCAGCAGCctgctcttccttttcaatctcttCAGGATCTCTGTAGAAGTAGAGATCAGGCATGACCTCCCATGGGTGTTCACTGGAGATGGTACCCCGCATGCGCAGAACTTCCCGGGCAAGCATCCACCACATCAGACCCACAGAGTGAGCTCCCTTATTGCTGCATGGGATGGCGATGTCCACATAGCGCAGGGGAGAGTCTGTGTTACACAGAGCAATGGTAGGCAGGTTGACATAAGACGCCTCTGTGAGAGGCTGGTGGTCAGCCCTGGGATCAGTTACCACCAGAAGTCTCGGTTCCCGGAAGGCTGCCTGGATCTGGTTAGTGAAGGTTCCAGGAGTGAAGCGGCCAGCAATAGGAGTGGCTCCAGTGGCAGCAGCAAACTTCAGCACAGCTCGCTGGTCAGTATTCCTGGAGGATATGACACTGACGTCAGCTGGGTTTTCAATGGCTACAATGGCACGAGCTGCCAGCAGTAGCTTCTCCCAGGTTCTCTTCAAATTTGTGACGT containing:
- the LOC100053273 gene encoding small ribosomal subunit protein uS2 — its product is MKEEDVLKFLAAGTHLGGTNLDFQMEQYIYKRQSDGIYVTNLKRTWEKLLLAARAIVAIENPADVSVISSRNTDQRAVLKFAAATGATPIAGRFTPGTFTNQIQAAFREPRLLVVTDPRADHQPLTEASYVNLPTIALCNTDSPLRYVDIAIPCSNKGAHSVGLMWWMLAREVLRMRGTISSEHPWEVMPDLYFYRDPEEIEKEEQAAAEKAVTKEEFQGEWTAPAPEFTATQPEVADWSEGAQVPSVPIQQFPTEDWSAQPATEDWSAAPTAQATEWVGTTTEWS